In Rhopalosiphum padi isolate XX-2018 chromosome 3, ASM2088224v1, whole genome shotgun sequence, the genomic stretch TACTAGTGTAGtaccttaaaatttttaattatataatatcatatatcatattattattattatcaccgtTTTTGACGTAAAACCGCATtggcgtgtgcgtgtgtatgtagttaatacatttaacaataaattactaattgccaatttattggtaatattatcAATCCCGACCAACACGGGTCCTGtagaattttgattttcgaCACTACTGTTTATCTCCTCTCAGTCCTCTCCACCGCGTTCGATTCGGTCGTAAATATTGTGGTTTTCGTCCTGCACCGCGTAAGTACTATCTTATACtgtgtgcgtgtatatatatatatatgtgtgtgtgtgtgtgtttgtgtgagtGTACGTCgagtattacttattataaatgtatctgTTATGCCTTGTCCTTCTGCTAATTACCAAATTTGGTCATATTGCGACACATCGCCCATTATGATTCATTTGATAGGGtaatgtatgttaatattaaagcCGTAGGTGCTCGTTACTCGCAACAGGTATTTCTCTTGTAAACAGTATAGAAGGTAAAAAAATTCGTCGTctagtgataaaatataatatttaattatcaatttattttaatgctatACTTGACATATATTTTACCAAGCCGAAAGTTATGTTGCATtgtttggtatttttaaattctgggCAAGGACAATGATTTTTAAGTATGAATACATAAGTAAAATGTgtgataatactatatactttcacattgtatattatacagtatagataaactattattttgttgataaaCAATAAGTAAGGTTCGATGTTTtcatgtgaataataatataaatagacagATACtcttatcttaatattatatataatagtccgTATGGTACacctaaaatagtaaaatgtgaCAAAActacagtaggtacctatttcttaaaacatatttataaattaaaaatgtactcactatttcaaatagaaaattatttcctGATTATAACAAAGTAGGTACAGAAGATTTTAATAGAATCGTTATTTTTATGATGACTTCTAAAATCTAATTATCATGAAAAatctcaatttttaaaatacattgatatAATACCACGTACAAATTAAACACAGAAGACGTGTGTGAAgaggaaaaatatattttgatgagaTTGTATAAATCTGTATACAAGTGTTgtaaaataacagtttttcaaATGTACCTAATTGTTTAAtcttttaagtacctattaattgACAAGAaatgacaatatataaaatataatattttttttggagtatttttatttctaatcatgattttacttcaataattatttcattaacaattacattcaattttaaataaaaatattgcccCCATTATCCAAAAAGTGGctaagtaaaatttttatttttaaatttgcttagcttcatatttttaaaatttttcattttttgcatGAGCATGACTACATACCACTTAGTCTCTATTATGCAAATAATGTTTAAGTAAAAATCTCAAAAGTTTGCAAATAATTAtggtatttaaaatgtctaaaattaaatttaatattttaaccagataaataaattttattcaagGTTTATCACAAGTTGTTTTTACtagaataaacaaaaaagtttacagtcatataaaaattatttatcttcaaGTGTCTGGAGTTTATATATTGACAATATTCACTACTAACATAtccattttcttattttgttgtaattcaaaaacaaataacacttaaaatattcacaaaatgtttatattaatattttctatacgattcaaaatatagtactataatattactttttgaactatatattataatagacattcaatatttgatattttttgtttttttctataatgttaataaaattaacaaaatatatatttaataatcaaagagctttaaaatttaataccaaGTTcctcattagttattattatagtcatataaaaatattaaaaatacattgttactatatttttttttatgaatatttgtaCTTTGTAGTTCTAATTTGGATAAAATTTGCCAAATTCACTaaaatgtgcaaattattttgtagttaaaaatctatgaaatatacaatttttatgtaatttatacatctaagttattttttgttttgtgataacacatttttaatttagacaattTAGTGAACCCTTTTGCCACTATCAATTTTTGTTACTCCTAAGTCCTAATACAACTCGTTGATtgattaatttcaaaatgtattataacataaaatacatttattatgataaatcttatttataaatataaatatttaaattaatatattgtgtattaacaattactttaaaacaattatataaagtagttaataatttaggtattgtctattatatgaaatttatattcatataatgtatttttgttataaaatgtttataaaaaaattgatttattttaaatagtatgtgttgcaatatacatacatgtttgatatgtttgtatttttaaataattaaaattagtctaTTTAGTTAAGATGGAATTTAATGTATGTTAtcagttatgtattttatattatcaaaaataatggtattagactaataatatttaatatcaaagttCACATCACTTATATATTTCAATCCGTGATCTTTTCAATAGTCAATAAAAGATAAGATACACGCCATATAGATTGTacacttattatgtataataaaattatattattatattattatattaagattgggattatttgtacttttatatttgaTGGCCCGCTCGGAGATGATTGTTTACCAAAGTGACACACCGAATAAAAAAGGTTGGGCATCACTGATCTATATCAAATGTATAGGATAGGATTATTCCACTACTTGTTGCATTAATTAGATGAAAAATTTTGTAAttgcttataatttaatttttatagatttttatatcgtactatttaattgtacaacttaaatataatatacatgttatatttagattaaaaaaggTATGCAAGTAGGTAATGATCCATCATACATTATATGTCAAATGAGTGTgctcaatttgaattcaatcatatatcattgtaacaaaaaatgattttgagcaGGGAAAATAATCTCAGCCTATATCACttagtatatttcatattatgttttttatattgcaataaagtaatttatttgattattatggtAGATTTAAAATAGTGTGAATGGGTtcatagataatatcttaattaattaacatattttgaaaacatcatTGTGTATAGCTCAGtgtataataaagttaataaaatcataaaagttttaagttccccaaatgttttttaaataataaagaaaaatgattAACATCTGTTttcattattgaaatatataatttagtctacatttgaatttcaaatgtatatacagttattgttaacattttgtccatgtatttttaataattttatacacttataagaataacttatctgggatttttaattcaattttcaagtttgGTTTTATCTCAGCAAATAACTTATTATCAACTTTTATAGAAAAAGaagctaaaaaataaaaccaaatttgttatacttataaatagctcaaaaagagttttgaacattttttcatataatgaaagtgatagtataaacatttggtaaaagttttaagtatctaatatctatggttattcgtttttgaattataacagaaaacaaaaattaataatttttagtgagGTCTGATTATCCTCTTtgagaattaataaaattatgataagtaGACATTGTCAAGAATAACAACtaatacaatgattttttttgtataaaaattgtattaattttatatatattaccatgaaattaaactattatttcaaATGACTTAACTATCATAAAACAAAGAAATGTGCACTTTTTATTTACCGATACcaactaaaacatttattaccCCTCTTTTAAAATTTGGGTGCCCTTGCATGTATACATTCAtagatagtattatataaaattggcTATGATATAGTTAAGAAAATTTACATAACTcataggtaattttaaaataggcaTTTACTTTGAATtacaaagaatttatttttagcttgattattttatacaaaaataattttaaaattaaattttattttatttatagtgttcaaataatttaaaatggctGATCCAGGATTTCCTAGTCAACATACAACTACTACTACTGTTACTAATACTGAAATTATCTCAAACTTGAGATATGACAATACATACTTATACACATTAgaaggaaaattaaaaattgcccaaattgtaagtattttaaaataaatgcagatatttaaaaactaagtatacattttaaaattatagttagctataatataatatataatttgtataaataaaattattataactcagtacctaattaataataataataataatttatgtggcTTATCATTGGTTTTGTAATTttgatttcttaaaataaatgtatttattattaacataaatttatatggttacaaaagaataaaaagaaaaatgtctaaggttaatttataaatttataaaaatgtattaaaattaacttataaacataaaggttgttacattaataattattttatggttaaaaatgttgttttgagtaaataataatgataaatattccACAAAAGATTGTTTtcgtgttatttaaaaaaatcttcaaatattaagttatttgagttattttttgCAACTGATTTTTAAGCAAAGGAGATACgctattacattaaatttttgttttgcaaCACACTTTAATCACTCATCATACTGGGTATAAGCCACAGTTTGTATATGAATGTAAAGTATTactcataattataaatcaaagttTCCATTTATTATTGTGGATAGCCCTTGCTTTTACTTCTCTcgtaattttagataaaaatgttttgtgtatttctttttttaataatgaaaaattgcctttaaaatttcattatgcAATCAGCATTTTAAGCTAAAAACCTACAGGTTGTATACCCATGATTCATAATCAATTAAAAGTGAAACAAGGTCCCATTAGGTATCTTAAGACAGTTTATTAGTGAATTGTTAAGATACCTAGTATATGTAATATCATAAGacttctaaattttaaatgcttttgtTATCACTGATAATCTTAagttaaatatccaatttaaatttaaatatctcatATTATAAGAAAccaagattaaaattattataaataataccaacAACACTTACCTTTTGatgacattaaattattaattaatacaactatatttATCTTTAGGTGTTTGTCTTATTAAGTCTTATAGCAGTTTCATTCTCTACATACAGTATGTGGTATCAAAATAGCGCTGTCACATCAATATCAATGTTTGGATTTTGGTTTTCTTTATTTATGTTGGTGTTCTATATATTTCACGTGgttgaatgtttttataaaataccatgGCTTAAAATTGTAAGTATTGTTGAACTGAAAatgcaactatattattatatatcataataagattctaaaaattttttaccatgttattatttttaatatgtaaataatttaattttaggagATGATTTTTGACGTTTGTTGGCCAATACTTTACCTTTTATCAGCGTCATCTGCAGCAGCTTATACTGGGTTACATTTTAGCTACATGATAAGTTTGGTATGTAATTAtaagttaactttaaaa encodes the following:
- the LOC132927211 gene encoding MARVEL domain-containing protein 1-like, which translates into the protein MADPGFPSQHTTTTTVTNTEIISNLRYDNTYLYTLEGKLKIAQIVFVLLSLIAVSFSTYSMWYQNSAVTSISMFGFWFSLFMLVFYIFHVVECFYKIPWLKIEMIFDVCWPILYLLSASSAAAYTGLHFSYMISLLFGFAAMFAYGYDALLKYQAIQRGEIAQGNISKQTTTSTASY